One window from the genome of Enterobacteriaceae bacterium Kacie_13 encodes:
- a CDS encoding TonB-dependent siderophore receptor, with translation MATPATPQDEGYVPRSSHTGSRTNSSLLATPQSLSVIGRDELNDRNVQTTTEALRYTPGVFASTSAINTRFDYFSIRGFDATLNGALLDGLRSTTAQSYVRYQPYGLESIDVLRGPSGFLYGIGSPGGVVNGVSKHPTEAPVHEIGVQAGNHDRYQAQFDFSGPANDDKTLLYRLVGVGRDSNTQFQHVPDDTGYIAPSLTWKPDSDTSLTILASLSRDKFGPPRSYTPIYGTLLSNPNGKLPRNQYLDNTGLDNHMTQANLGYELDHRFNDIWSFHSASRYTYTDLLTQTWSGSRLKTDMRTLDRTAYQFGIKGKIFATDNNAKAQWDAGPVNGTSVLGLSYRRTGEDYYLNYGAAPSVDIYHPGYGGHFSASTPFASTYQTADETGVYLGNTLAIAQRVVVDVSAREDWASVKTDNRIRNTSVVQDDHHFTWRAGVTWLTDIGLAPYVSYTTSFAPVLGTNFYGESYKPTTGKQIETGVKYQPESFDGLFTLAWFNLKQDNVSTTDPENSLNTVQTGQITSKGIEASASANLTPEFKLIASYTWNSLETTKSNTPAAQGNTPTGMPEQMASLWGDYSIQSGPLTSLGFGAGVRYVGKTWADSANKIRVPDYTVFDAALHYDLGELNPSLRGMKVAVNANNLFNKDYYTTCSVTSCNQGYDRSVITTVSYRW, from the coding sequence ATGGCAACACCGGCCACGCCACAGGACGAGGGCTATGTGCCGAGAAGCAGCCACACCGGCAGCCGCACCAACAGTTCCCTGCTGGCGACGCCACAATCGCTGAGCGTTATCGGTCGCGATGAACTGAACGATCGCAATGTGCAGACCACCACCGAGGCGCTGCGCTATACGCCCGGCGTGTTCGCTTCCACGTCGGCGATTAATACGCGATTCGACTATTTCAGCATTCGCGGTTTTGACGCCACGCTTAACGGCGCACTGCTCGACGGTTTACGCTCGACTACCGCGCAATCTTACGTGCGATATCAGCCATACGGGCTGGAAAGCATCGATGTGCTGCGCGGACCGAGCGGATTCCTCTACGGCATCGGCTCGCCGGGCGGCGTGGTGAACGGCGTCAGTAAACATCCGACCGAAGCGCCTGTCCATGAGATAGGCGTGCAGGCAGGTAACCACGACCGATATCAGGCCCAGTTCGACTTCTCAGGACCCGCCAATGACGATAAAACCCTGCTCTACCGTCTGGTGGGCGTGGGCCGCGACAGCAACACGCAATTCCAGCACGTGCCGGATGACACCGGATATATCGCGCCCTCACTGACGTGGAAACCCGACAGCGATACTTCGCTGACGATTCTGGCGTCGCTAAGCCGCGATAAGTTCGGACCGCCGCGCAGCTATACACCGATTTACGGCACGTTGCTGAGCAATCCAAACGGCAAGTTACCGCGTAATCAATATCTCGACAATACCGGTCTCGACAACCACATGACGCAGGCCAATCTGGGTTATGAACTCGATCACCGTTTTAATGATATCTGGTCATTCCATTCCGCCAGCCGTTACACCTACACCGATTTACTGACGCAAACCTGGTCTGGCTCGCGGCTGAAAACCGATATGCGCACGCTCGATCGCACGGCCTATCAGTTTGGCATTAAAGGCAAAATCTTTGCGACAGACAACAATGCCAAAGCCCAATGGGATGCGGGCCCGGTGAACGGCACCTCGGTATTGGGGCTTTCCTATCGCCGCACCGGCGAGGATTACTACCTGAATTACGGCGCTGCGCCGTCGGTGGATATTTATCATCCGGGCTACGGCGGCCACTTCTCGGCCAGTACGCCGTTCGCCTCAACCTACCAGACGGCGGATGAAACCGGCGTTTATCTCGGCAACACGCTGGCGATTGCGCAGCGGGTCGTGGTGGATGTGTCGGCGCGGGAAGACTGGGCATCGGTTAAGACGGATAACCGCATCCGCAATACCTCGGTCGTTCAGGACGATCATCACTTTACGTGGCGTGCCGGTGTGACATGGCTGACGGATATTGGCCTTGCGCCTTATGTCAGCTACACCACCTCGTTCGCGCCGGTACTGGGCACGAATTTCTACGGCGAAAGCTATAAACCGACCACCGGCAAGCAGATTGAAACCGGGGTCAAATACCAGCCCGAGAGCTTCGACGGCCTCTTTACGCTGGCATGGTTCAACCTCAAACAGGATAACGTCTCGACCACCGATCCTGAGAATTCCCTCAATACCGTACAGACCGGCCAGATCACTTCAAAAGGCATTGAGGCCTCAGCCTCCGCCAATCTGACGCCTGAATTTAAGCTTATCGCCAGCTATACGTGGAACAGTCTGGAGACCACCAAAAGCAATACGCCCGCCGCGCAAGGCAATACGCCAACGGGAATGCCGGAACAGATGGCGTCGCTGTGGGGCGACTACAGCATTCAGTCGGGGCCACTGACCAGCCTGGGTTTCGGCGCGGGCGTTCGCTATGTTGGTAAAACCTGGGCGGATAGCGCCAATAAGATCCGCGTTCCGGATTACACCGTGTTTGACGCGGCGCTGCATTACGATCTCGGCGAGCTGAACCCGTCTTTGCGTGGCATGAAAGTGGCGGTAAATGCCAACAATCTGTTTAACAAAGATTATTACACCACCTGTTCGGTCACATCCTGTAATCAGGGCTATGACCGGTCGGTCATCACCACCGTCAGTTATCGCTGGTAA
- a CDS encoding ABC transporter substrate-binding protein, protein MKMLMRLVALAALIFMATFKAAAAPVTVTDMLHRTVTLPAPATRIVLAESRHVMTLALIEKQPLENIVAWGTDLQRYSPATYEALKKRFPQAADIQEIGDLNTGTFSMEAAIAAKPDLVVFTLYGKIPEGLNKLDAAHIPYVFVDFFRQPLTNTVPSMLMLGKLLGHETQAQAFVSFYQAHMDEVARRVAKQSTRPRVFFHLNPGGDDCCFTSGTGNMSDFIAVAGGHNLGADTLTSGIGQLSLEYVLAKKPDFYLAGGGSTVTRKALNIGPGVPADVSLHSLQQIVRSPALASLSAVRDQQAAGIWLFFFDNPLFFVGVEEMAKMLHPQAFHDIDPAKTMQELNQQFLAFPLKGTFWTTLSAQETP, encoded by the coding sequence ATGAAGATGTTAATGCGTTTAGTTGCGCTGGCCGCGCTGATATTCATGGCCACTTTCAAAGCTGCGGCAGCCCCGGTGACGGTCACCGATATGCTGCACCGCACGGTAACATTACCCGCTCCCGCAACCCGGATTGTGCTGGCCGAAAGCCGTCACGTCATGACGCTGGCACTGATTGAAAAACAGCCACTGGAGAATATTGTGGCATGGGGAACTGACCTTCAGCGTTACTCGCCTGCCACCTACGAGGCGCTGAAAAAGCGCTTCCCGCAGGCAGCAGATATTCAGGAAATCGGCGATCTGAACACCGGTACATTCTCGATGGAAGCCGCCATCGCCGCGAAGCCAGATCTGGTGGTCTTCACGCTGTACGGCAAAATCCCGGAAGGTCTGAATAAGCTCGATGCAGCACATATTCCCTATGTGTTCGTCGATTTCTTCCGCCAGCCGCTGACCAATACCGTGCCCAGCATGCTGATGCTCGGCAAATTACTCGGTCATGAAACGCAGGCGCAGGCGTTCGTCAGTTTCTATCAGGCTCATATGGATGAAGTTGCCCGGAGGGTGGCGAAACAATCCACGCGGCCGCGGGTGTTTTTCCATCTCAATCCTGGCGGTGACGACTGCTGCTTTACCTCCGGCACCGGCAACATGAGCGATTTTATCGCGGTCGCTGGCGGGCATAATTTGGGGGCGGATACGCTGACCAGCGGTATCGGCCAGCTCAGTCTGGAATATGTTCTGGCAAAAAAACCGGATTTCTACCTCGCCGGTGGCGGTTCCACCGTAACGCGTAAGGCTCTGAATATCGGCCCTGGTGTGCCCGCTGACGTCAGCCTGCATTCCCTGCAACAGATTGTACGCTCACCGGCGCTTGCCAGCCTGTCGGCGGTTCGTGACCAGCAGGCCGCTGGTATCTGGCTGTTCTTCTTCGATAATCCGCTGTTTTTCGTCGGTGTCGAAGAGATGGCGAAAATGCTGCATCCGCAGGCGTTCCACGATATCGATCCGGCCAAAACCATGCAGGAACTGAATCAGCAATTTCTGGCGTTCCCGCTCAAGGGGACATTCTGGACAACGCTCAGCGCTCAGGAAACCCCATGA
- a CDS encoding ATP-binding cassette domain-containing protein produces the protein MNLSLSSLPAPLAVPVVQNVVAQFLVMVGYVLQAVLTAHVLQRLMQEGALTDIRGLLLWLAVVIVCRAFLLWLSEMTAQRIALRCKIHLRQRLLEQLVHLGPGISRKHSTADLQNTVTGSVEALENYYSRYLPAVFSAMTGCALVLGVMLLTDWLSGLLLTVFVIAFPLLDWLWMRWQMPRASGVFGAMAEFAASLLDALQGLMTLKAFGVSSRWRARLAGKAAALRQASMATLKVTLMRGGVTSLVMLSGLALLLALNAWRVAEHQLAPFALLLTLFLSREAFRPLLKLENAFHTAWAAGGARAPVAALLSLSPEMTTPENPSSRPTSPSVSVENVSFRYPDGKQALTDISFEIPAGQFVALVGPSGAGKSTLAALLLRWFDPDTGCLRIGGVDIRTLTPETLRSMVSVVSQELFLFDGTIAENLRLAKPDASDDELHAAATAAQIASFILSLPSGYATPIGERGARLSGGQRQRLAIARALLKDAPILLLDEATSAIDTASEQAVRLALVQWGGQRTVIAIAHRLESIRNADQILVFEDGRLVEQGQHEPLRAAGGRYSQLLAAQGEE, from the coding sequence ATGAATCTGTCTCTGAGCAGTCTGCCCGCGCCGCTGGCGGTGCCTGTCGTTCAAAATGTCGTAGCTCAGTTTCTGGTGATGGTTGGCTACGTATTGCAGGCCGTGCTGACAGCGCATGTTTTACAGCGACTCATGCAGGAAGGAGCACTGACTGACATCCGCGGCCTCCTGCTCTGGCTGGCCGTTGTGATAGTCTGCCGCGCTTTTTTGCTGTGGCTGAGCGAGATGACAGCCCAGCGCATCGCCCTGCGCTGTAAAATTCATCTGCGCCAGCGGCTGCTGGAACAACTGGTACACCTTGGCCCCGGCATCAGCCGGAAACATTCGACGGCGGATTTACAAAATACGGTGACGGGCAGCGTCGAGGCGCTGGAAAACTATTACAGCCGCTACCTGCCCGCCGTATTCAGCGCCATGACCGGCTGTGCGCTGGTGCTGGGCGTCATGCTGTTGACGGACTGGCTATCCGGTCTGCTGCTGACGGTTTTCGTCATCGCCTTTCCGCTGCTCGACTGGCTGTGGATGCGCTGGCAGATGCCCCGTGCATCGGGCGTATTTGGGGCGATGGCGGAGTTTGCCGCCTCATTGCTTGATGCGTTACAGGGGCTGATGACGCTCAAAGCGTTCGGCGTTTCATCACGCTGGCGCGCCCGTCTTGCCGGAAAAGCGGCAGCGCTGCGGCAGGCCTCAATGGCAACGCTAAAGGTCACGCTGATGCGTGGCGGCGTGACCTCTCTGGTGATGCTGAGCGGGCTTGCCCTGCTGCTGGCGCTGAATGCGTGGCGTGTCGCAGAACATCAGCTCGCGCCATTCGCACTGCTTCTGACCTTGTTTTTATCGCGTGAAGCGTTTCGCCCGTTGCTGAAGCTGGAAAATGCCTTTCACACCGCCTGGGCAGCAGGCGGTGCGCGCGCTCCGGTGGCGGCTTTGCTGTCACTTTCGCCCGAGATGACCACGCCGGAGAATCCATCTTCCCGCCCGACGTCGCCTTCGGTCAGCGTCGAAAACGTGTCGTTCCGCTACCCGGATGGCAAACAGGCGCTCACCGACATTTCATTTGAGATCCCCGCCGGGCAATTTGTCGCACTGGTGGGACCGTCGGGCGCGGGGAAATCGACCCTCGCCGCCCTGCTGCTGCGCTGGTTTGATCCTGATACGGGCTGCCTGCGCATCGGCGGCGTCGATATCCGCACGCTTACGCCGGAAACCCTGCGCAGCATGGTGAGCGTGGTTTCACAAGAACTCTTCCTTTTTGACGGAACAATTGCCGAGAACCTGCGGCTGGCTAAACCGGATGCCAGCGATGACGAACTGCATGCCGCGGCCACGGCGGCGCAAATCGCCAGTTTTATTCTCAGCCTGCCGTCCGGTTACGCCACACCGATCGGTGAGCGCGGCGCACGGCTTTCCGGCGGGCAGCGGCAGCGGCTGGCCATCGCCCGTGCGCTGCTTAAGGACGCGCCGATACTGCTGCTCGACGAAGCAACATCTGCCATAGACACCGCGTCGGAGCAGGCGGTGCGTCTGGCGCTGGTGCAATGGGGTGGTCAGCGCACCGTTATCGCCATTGCTCATCGACTGGAAAGCATCCGTAACGCCGACCAGATTCTGGTTTTTGAAGACGGCAGGCTGGTGGAACAAGGTCAGCATGAACCACTGCGTGCAGCGGGCGGGCGTTACAGCCAGCTGCTGGCTGCGCAGGGAGAAGAATAA
- a CDS encoding ATP-binding cassette domain-containing protein, producing the protein MSTCTNTGLTGLVRQMKGQRKILLLTVLAGVIAQSGRIASLALGGWLTGLAITGQPAQALIPHIVWLGILVIFTASARWWQAWISHDLAFALIEKLQMGIFDGLERAAPGVSGEQRLGDLASVATHDAELMERFYAHTLADYIAAFLVPLAAEILLFTLHPVLALVMLPFLLLVATVPIWLKRLADKQGKQMAEQRGQLNADTVEFIEGHRELATLGQSATFVERLMRRSHQLGIAQKRYGSRCGLEHAAIDLLSAGALLAMLCCTASLLSQGVIATALLPMVLVLSAASLLSLSDVAQTASQLGELRAGARRVLSIMQQPALVADVGTTAVGLRPASATVQFDNVSFAYTPESPLVLNQVSFVIHPGEMVALAGASGAGKTTLSLLLMRFRDTCDGTIFLGGQDIRTLPLADLRQHIALVPQDVHLFNLSVEDNIRLGRPQASRREVIHAARLAQADAFICALPDGYDSVCGERGARLSGGQRQRIAIARALLTEAPVLILDEASSSLDYENERAFHQALEGLRHHRTILLIAHRPATLRQADRVLRLDNGRIR; encoded by the coding sequence ATGTCCACCTGCACGAATACCGGTTTAACCGGACTTGTCCGGCAGATGAAAGGCCAGCGCAAAATACTGTTGCTGACGGTACTCGCCGGGGTGATTGCGCAAAGCGGCAGGATTGCCAGCCTGGCGCTGGGTGGCTGGCTGACGGGGCTGGCTATCACCGGGCAGCCCGCACAGGCGCTGATCCCTCATATTGTGTGGCTGGGGATTCTGGTTATTTTCACCGCCTCGGCGCGCTGGTGGCAGGCCTGGATTTCCCATGATCTGGCATTCGCGCTGATTGAAAAACTGCAAATGGGTATTTTCGACGGATTAGAACGCGCAGCGCCGGGTGTCTCAGGCGAACAGCGGCTCGGCGATCTGGCCAGTGTGGCGACACACGATGCCGAACTGATGGAGCGCTTTTATGCCCACACGCTGGCCGATTACATCGCGGCGTTTCTGGTGCCGCTGGCCGCTGAGATTTTGCTGTTCACTCTGCACCCGGTGCTGGCGCTGGTGATGCTGCCTTTCCTGCTGCTGGTCGCGACGGTGCCAATATGGCTGAAGAGGCTGGCCGACAAACAGGGGAAACAGATGGCGGAGCAACGCGGTCAGCTAAACGCCGACACGGTTGAGTTTATTGAAGGCCACCGCGAACTGGCAACACTCGGGCAATCCGCCACGTTTGTGGAGCGCCTGATGCGCCGCTCGCATCAATTGGGCATCGCGCAAAAACGTTACGGCTCGCGCTGCGGGCTGGAACATGCAGCCATTGATTTACTCAGCGCGGGTGCGTTGCTGGCAATGTTATGTTGTACGGCCTCCCTGCTGTCTCAGGGAGTAATAGCGACGGCGCTTTTGCCGATGGTGCTGGTGCTTAGCGCTGCAAGCCTGCTCTCTCTCAGTGACGTGGCGCAGACCGCCAGCCAGCTTGGCGAGTTGCGGGCGGGCGCACGACGGGTCCTGTCGATTATGCAACAACCGGCGCTGGTCGCGGATGTGGGGACGACGGCGGTTGGCCTGCGACCGGCGTCTGCAACGGTGCAGTTCGACAACGTCAGTTTTGCCTATACACCTGAGAGCCCGCTGGTGCTGAATCAGGTGAGTTTTGTCATTCACCCCGGCGAAATGGTGGCGCTGGCAGGCGCATCCGGCGCGGGTAAAACCACGCTCAGCCTTCTGCTGATGAGATTTCGCGATACCTGCGATGGCACAATTTTCCTTGGCGGACAGGATATCCGCACGCTGCCGTTGGCGGATTTACGCCAACACATCGCGCTGGTGCCACAGGATGTGCATCTTTTTAATCTTTCTGTTGAAGATAACATCCGGCTAGGGCGGCCGCAGGCTTCGCGACGAGAAGTCATCCACGCCGCCCGTCTGGCGCAGGCCGATGCTTTCATCTGTGCCCTGCCAGACGGGTATGACAGTGTTTGCGGGGAGCGCGGGGCACGACTTTCCGGTGGACAACGGCAGCGGATTGCGATTGCACGCGCCCTGCTGACCGAAGCGCCGGTGTTGATCCTCGATGAAGCCTCATCCAGTCTGGACTACGAAAATGAACGCGCCTTCCATCAGGCGCTGGAAGGGCTACGCCATCATCGGACAATTTTGCTCATCGCGCATCGCCCCGCTACGCTCAGGCAGGCGGATCGCGTTCTGCGGCTGGATAACGGGCGGATCCGCTAA
- the opgB gene encoding phosphatidylglycerol--membrane-oligosaccharide glycerophosphotransferase, which yields MASEWLSFVLFLSSIYFYVTRASAGRVWFSLVLFFLGLYVILNVILIGSNYFTGEGITDAVLYTVTSSLKGAGLNKYILPFLGLLAGLIIVFWLLAWGLKQRRAKNTSAVYSVLAVVLAVFSVGSTQAFQNISRLVKTQISGSGADFDTYYKVPVKAVKGEKKPNLVYIYGESLERTYFDEKVFPGLTTELSRHKALSTDFTNTRQVPGTGYTIAGMVASQCGIPLFAPFDGNASSALATFYPENVCLGDVLKGAGYTNYFYQGAELAFAGKGTFLKSHGFDHLYGYNELRPTVADPAYKNDWGWYDDTLLDEVYKKFVELSKAGKPFSLFTLTVDTHHPDGFISRGCTRKVYPLTGKPNQSLSAVSCSQELIAAFIDKIKASGYFDNTIIVVSSDHLAMNNTAYSTLTKQNRKDLFFVLDGRHPVGDLNAAKRSTLDNGATVLDMMGGDNYIGLGRSGISATSMTEQFLNIDEKVNAWKPAVIKQWGFPNSIKNYTVSNKENSFTFSGMTIKTPFILKVTKDKIEPMFDVYLSTPLKKQLATLSTSDNFVWVDKCYEMGRVWAPELSLNTGLCVASGNLGARPTIVQANGNIFKGKVDFVKDMSGSNAIYQQTVKTLNIDDADTTYKSAAIAFMVPGLPEQVKAIAGVSAVENWGRWSDANLAPSVKIDYVKPLPDTFDVVIRARAYGSNIDKPVSVRVGDQEQFVSFGDKDGTVKVQFSNPGAAQSIVITPPSPTEPTEGTSGGFQPRKLGIGMVSLEVQPVEPQS from the coding sequence ATGGCTTCTGAGTGGCTTTCGTTTGTTTTGTTTCTTTCCTCTATCTATTTCTACGTCACCCGGGCGTCGGCCGGTCGTGTCTGGTTTTCGCTGGTGCTGTTCTTTTTAGGGCTTTACGTCATTCTCAACGTGATCCTGATAGGCAGTAACTATTTTACCGGCGAAGGCATCACCGATGCCGTGCTCTACACCGTCACCAGCAGCCTGAAAGGTGCCGGTCTGAATAAATATATCCTGCCGTTCCTTGGATTACTGGCCGGGTTGATCATCGTCTTCTGGCTGCTCGCCTGGGGGCTTAAACAACGTCGCGCCAAAAACACCAGCGCAGTGTACAGCGTACTGGCCGTGGTGCTGGCGGTGTTCTCAGTTGGCTCCACACAGGCATTCCAGAACATTTCACGTCTGGTGAAAACCCAAATCTCCGGCAGCGGTGCAGATTTCGATACCTATTACAAAGTGCCGGTCAAAGCCGTGAAGGGCGAGAAAAAGCCTAATCTGGTCTACATCTACGGCGAAAGTCTGGAACGCACCTATTTCGATGAGAAAGTCTTTCCGGGGCTGACCACTGAACTGAGCCGCCACAAGGCGCTGAGTACTGATTTCACCAACACCAGACAGGTGCCGGGCACCGGTTACACCATCGCCGGTATGGTTGCTTCCCAGTGCGGTATCCCGCTTTTTGCGCCGTTTGATGGCAATGCTTCCAGCGCCTTAGCGACGTTCTATCCGGAAAACGTCTGCCTCGGTGACGTGCTGAAAGGCGCGGGCTACACCAACTATTTCTATCAGGGCGCGGAGCTGGCATTTGCCGGTAAAGGCACTTTCCTGAAGTCCCACGGTTTTGATCATCTTTACGGCTATAACGAACTGCGGCCGACCGTCGCTGATCCGGCGTACAAAAATGACTGGGGCTGGTACGACGACACGTTGCTGGACGAGGTGTACAAGAAGTTTGTCGAGCTGAGCAAAGCCGGCAAGCCGTTCTCGCTTTTCACGCTGACCGTCGATACGCATCACCCGGACGGTTTTATTTCCCGTGGCTGTACACGAAAAGTGTATCCGCTGACCGGCAAACCGAATCAGTCTTTGAGCGCGGTCTCGTGCAGTCAGGAGCTGATCGCGGCGTTTATCGACAAAATTAAAGCTTCAGGTTATTTCGATAACACCATTATCGTGGTCTCTTCCGATCATCTGGCGATGAACAACACCGCCTACAGCACGCTCACTAAACAGAATCGCAAAGACCTGTTCTTCGTGCTCGATGGCCGTCATCCGGTGGGCGATCTGAATGCCGCTAAGCGCAGCACGCTGGATAACGGCGCGACCGTGCTGGATATGATGGGCGGCGATAACTATATTGGCCTTGGCCGAAGCGGGATTTCCGCCACGTCGATGACCGAGCAGTTCCTCAATATCGATGAAAAAGTGAATGCCTGGAAACCGGCAGTCATCAAACAGTGGGGATTCCCCAACAGCATCAAAAATTACACCGTCAGCAACAAAGAAAACAGCTTCACGTTCTCCGGTATGACCATCAAAACGCCGTTTATTTTGAAAGTCACCAAAGACAAAATTGAGCCAATGTTTGATGTGTATTTATCCACGCCGCTGAAAAAACAGCTCGCAACGTTGTCGACCAGCGATAACTTTGTCTGGGTGGATAAATGCTATGAAATGGGGCGCGTCTGGGCACCTGAACTTTCGCTCAATACCGGTCTCTGCGTGGCGTCCGGTAATCTCGGCGCACGCCCGACTATCGTGCAGGCGAATGGCAACATCTTCAAAGGTAAAGTCGATTTTGTGAAGGATATGTCAGGCAGCAATGCGATTTATCAGCAGACGGTGAAAACGCTCAATATTGATGATGCGGACACGACCTATAAATCCGCTGCGATTGCCTTCATGGTGCCGGGGCTGCCTGAGCAGGTGAAAGCGATTGCCGGGGTTTCCGCCGTGGAGAATTGGGGGCGCTGGTCTGATGCGAATCTCGCGCCGTCGGTGAAAATCGATTACGTCAAACCGCTGCCAGATACTTTCGACGTGGTGATCCGCGCCAGAGCTTACGGCAGTAACATCGATAAACCCGTGTCAGTCCGCGTTGGCGATCAGGAGCAATTCGTCTCCTTCGGCGATAAAGACGGCACGGTGAAAGTTCAGTTCTCCAACCCTGGCGCGGCACAAAGCATTGTCATCACGCCGCCATCACCGACCGAACCGACCGAAGGCACCAGCGGCGGTTTTCAGCCGCGTAAGCTGGGCATCGGCATGGTATCGCTGGAAGTTCAGCCGGTGGAACCTCAGTCCTGA
- a CDS encoding ATP-binding cassette domain-containing protein: protein MSQAMLEFRDVDVYYGAIQALRQVSLQVEQGETVALIGANGAGKSTLLMSIFGQPRIRSGQILFRGEDLSRKSTHFVASAGIAQSPEGRRVFPDMTVEENLLMGTIPIGNKHAAEDLQTMFELFPRLKERRRQRAMTMSGGEQQMLAIARALMSRPKLLLLDEPSLGLAPIVVKQIFQTLRELTRNGMTIFLVEQNAHHALKLSDRAYVMVNGQIRMSGSGEALLADPEVRKAYLGGA from the coding sequence TCTGCAGGTGGAACAGGGGGAAACCGTGGCGCTGATCGGCGCGAACGGCGCCGGAAAATCAACGCTGCTGATGTCGATATTCGGTCAGCCGCGTATCCGCAGCGGACAGATTCTGTTTCGCGGAGAAGACCTCAGCCGTAAATCTACTCATTTTGTTGCTTCCGCCGGTATTGCGCAGTCTCCGGAAGGGCGTCGCGTTTTTCCGGATATGACCGTCGAAGAAAACCTGCTGATGGGCACCATTCCTATTGGCAATAAACACGCGGCGGAGGATCTGCAAACGATGTTCGAACTGTTTCCGCGTCTGAAAGAGCGGCGCAGGCAGCGGGCGATGACCATGTCCGGTGGCGAACAGCAAATGCTGGCGATTGCGCGGGCGCTGATGAGTCGTCCGAAACTGCTGCTGCTGGATGAACCGAGCCTTGGCCTGGCGCCGATCGTCGTCAAACAAATTTTTCAGACGCTGCGTGAACTGACGCGTAACGGTATGACGATTTTTCTGGTCGAACAGAATGCACACCATGCTCTGAAACTTTCCGATCGCGCTTACGTGATGGTCAACGGTCAGATCCGCATGAGCGGAAGCGGGGAGGCGTTGCTGGCAGACCCTGAGGTCAGGAAGGCCTATTTAGGCGGCGCGTAG